A genome region from Defluviimonas aquaemixtae includes the following:
- a CDS encoding UTRA domain-containing protein yields MTRSENVSYRDVKRVATERILGGIWPPGSNLPSEVELAKEFACTRTTVNRAMRELAEEGYLERKRKAGTRVRTHPLRQAKLSIPLIKDEIEATGATYRYSLVSRNRLTAPDWLIAQLDLEPDAQVLHLNCMHYGDNRPFAFEDRWINIAAVPDVESVDFAAVGPNEWLVETIPYTKAAFSFSAVNADPRLAEFLGIQPGEPILLADRITWLRSVPVTHAVFYYRPGYRLKTSI; encoded by the coding sequence ATGACCAGATCGGAGAATGTCAGCTACCGCGATGTGAAGCGCGTCGCGACCGAGCGCATTCTCGGCGGCATCTGGCCGCCCGGCTCCAACCTGCCGAGCGAGGTCGAACTGGCGAAGGAGTTCGCCTGCACCCGCACGACGGTCAACCGCGCGATGCGCGAACTGGCCGAGGAAGGCTATCTCGAACGCAAGCGCAAGGCCGGCACGCGGGTCCGCACCCATCCCCTGCGTCAGGCGAAGCTCTCGATTCCTCTGATCAAGGACGAGATCGAGGCGACCGGGGCGACGTACCGCTACTCGCTCGTCAGCCGCAACCGTCTGACGGCGCCTGACTGGCTGATCGCGCAGCTCGACCTCGAACCCGACGCGCAGGTCCTGCACCTCAACTGCATGCATTACGGCGACAACCGGCCATTCGCATTCGAGGATCGCTGGATCAACATCGCCGCGGTACCGGACGTCGAAAGCGTGGACTTCGCGGCAGTCGGCCCCAACGAATGGCTGGTCGAGACGATCCCCTACACGAAAGCGGCCTTCTCCTTCAGCGCGGTCAACGCCGATCCGCGCCTCGCGGAGTTCCTCGGCATCCAGCCCGGCGAACCCATCCTGCTAGCGGACCGGATCACCTGGCTCAGATCGGTCCCCGTGACGCATGCGGTGTTCTACTACCGGCCAGGCTACCGCCTGAAAACAAGCATCTGA
- a CDS encoding HutD/Ves family protein, giving the protein MRTLWKNGRGATYEIATRNGARGMLWRLSLAEMAGEVPFSVFPGLQRILTVVSGPGICLTGEDMAIEALPQQPVTFSGDVPLVGACADGPVRNLNLIFDPGQVAASVAPVAGCDFGRLRRDAGTLHAIHLLSGRLGLAQGVMLEAGDTALLDGDDAAPSASEDARGLLVAIHRMPGPAGSETGQEV; this is encoded by the coding sequence ATGCGGACGCTCTGGAAGAACGGCCGGGGGGCGACCTATGAGATTGCGACGCGAAACGGCGCGCGGGGCATGCTGTGGCGCCTCAGCCTCGCGGAAATGGCGGGGGAGGTGCCGTTCTCGGTCTTTCCCGGTCTGCAAAGGATACTGACCGTCGTGAGCGGGCCGGGCATATGCCTGACCGGCGAGGACATGGCGATCGAAGCGCTGCCGCAGCAGCCGGTGACGTTCTCCGGCGACGTGCCGCTTGTCGGCGCCTGTGCCGACGGGCCGGTGCGCAACCTGAACCTGATCTTCGACCCGGGTCAGGTGGCGGCGTCGGTCGCCCCCGTCGCCGGTTGTGATTTCGGCAGATTGAGGCGTGATGCGGGGACGCTGCATGCAATTCATCTCCTATCCGGCCGGCTCGGGCTGGCGCAGGGCGTCATGCTCGAAGCGGGGGATACCGCCCTCTTGGATGGCGACGACGCCGCGCCATCTGCAAGCGAGGATGCGCGGGGATTGCTGGTGGCGATCCACCGCATGCCGGGACCTGCCGGGTCAGAGACCGGCCAGGAGGTCTGA
- a CDS encoding formimidoylglutamate deiminase, protein MRIFARSALLGEDWVKDVRIALAGGRIASITRGARPAPDDHAVDVLLPALANLHSHAFQRAMAGMTEFRAAGRESFWTWRDLMYRFLDRLTPEQVEAIAALTYMEMLEAGYAAVGEFHYVHHQPGGRPYGRLSELSQRIFAATATAGIGLTHLPVLYTYAGVTQKPLAGGQLRFGNDVDRFARLVEECRAVLADLPADTGLGIAPHSLRATSPGDLAATLARHPSGPVHIHVAEQTKEVRDVEDRLGRRPVDWLLDNADVGPRWCLIHATHMTGDETARFARSGAVAGLCPITEANLGDGTFNGPTFLEHGGAFGIGSDSNVRISLTEELRMLEYSQRLRDQARNVLVVGEGSVGRQLYSGAATGGALALGRDAGTIRDGALADLVAIDGTDPALCGLTDHQLLDGVCFAASDRVVTDVWSAGRHMVRDGRHVSREPIVARYRSALSDLLAGL, encoded by the coding sequence ATGAGGATTTTCGCCCGTTCGGCACTGCTTGGCGAGGACTGGGTGAAGGATGTCCGGATTGCACTCGCGGGTGGTCGCATCGCCTCCATCACGCGGGGCGCCCGGCCCGCCCCAGACGACCACGCGGTGGACGTGCTGCTCCCGGCGCTCGCCAACCTCCATAGCCACGCTTTCCAGCGCGCGATGGCGGGAATGACCGAGTTCCGCGCCGCCGGACGCGAAAGCTTCTGGACCTGGCGCGACCTCATGTACCGCTTCCTCGACCGGCTGACGCCCGAACAGGTCGAGGCGATCGCCGCGCTGACCTACATGGAGATGCTGGAGGCCGGATACGCCGCGGTCGGAGAGTTCCACTACGTCCACCACCAGCCGGGCGGGCGCCCCTACGGTAGGCTCTCGGAACTGAGCCAGCGCATCTTCGCCGCCACCGCCACGGCGGGTATCGGGCTGACCCATCTGCCGGTGCTCTACACCTATGCCGGCGTGACGCAGAAGCCCTTGGCGGGCGGACAGCTGCGCTTTGGCAACGACGTGGACCGGTTCGCCCGTCTGGTCGAAGAATGCCGCGCCGTCCTGGCGGATTTGCCGGCGGACACGGGGCTGGGCATCGCCCCGCACTCGCTGCGCGCCACCTCGCCCGGCGATCTCGCCGCGACGCTGGCCCGGCACCCATCGGGTCCGGTCCACATCCACGTCGCCGAACAGACAAAGGAGGTGCGCGATGTCGAGGACAGGCTCGGCCGCCGGCCGGTCGACTGGCTTCTCGACAATGCCGATGTCGGGCCGCGCTGGTGCCTGATCCATGCGACGCACATGACCGGGGATGAGACCGCCCGCTTCGCCCGGTCGGGCGCGGTCGCGGGTCTTTGCCCGATCACCGAAGCCAATCTGGGTGACGGCACGTTCAACGGGCCGACTTTTCTGGAACACGGCGGCGCCTTCGGCATCGGTTCCGATTCAAACGTCCGCATTTCGCTTACGGAAGAGCTGCGCATGCTCGAATATTCCCAGCGCCTTCGCGACCAGGCGCGCAACGTGCTGGTGGTCGGGGAAGGATCGGTCGGCCGCCAGCTCTACTCAGGCGCCGCGACCGGCGGGGCGCTAGCGCTTGGCCGCGATGCCGGGACGATCCGCGATGGTGCGCTCGCCGATCTCGTCGCGATCGACGGCACCGATCCGGCGCTTTGCGGCCTTACCGACCATCAGCTTCTCGACGGCGTGTGCTTTGCCGCCTCCGACCGCGTCGTGACGGATGTCTGGTCCGCAGGGCGGCACATGGTCAGGGATGGCCGGCACGTGTCGCGCGAGCCGATCGTCGCACGGTACCGGTCAGCCCTGTCAGACCTCCTGGCCGGTCTCTGA
- the hutH gene encoding histidine ammonia-lyase has protein sequence MTARELTPGRVTLSELADIYWNEAPAVLDASCRPDIDAAAALIAAAAAGDGAVYGVNTGFGKLASIKIAPGDTATLQRNLILSHCCGVGPPVSRRMARLIMTLKLLSFGRGASGVRWELVALLQEMLMRGVTPVIPAQGSVGASGDLAPLAHMTAVLIGEGEAEFDGKVLPGAEALAQAGLAPVQLGPKEGLAFINGTQFSTAFALAGLFEAWHAARAALVISALSTDAIMGSTAPLQPEIHALRGHRGQIEAAEAMRRILDGSDIRESHREGDTRVQDPYCIRCQPQVTGAAMDVLRQAATTLVTEANAATDNPLVLTGAGLIVSGGNFHAEPVGFAADMIALAVSEIGAIAQRRVALMVDPTLSFDLPPFLTPSPGLNSGLMIAEVTSAALMSENKHLATPCVTDSTPTSANQEDHVSMAAHGARRLRRMIENVKHILGIELLCAAQGIDFRAPLQTSVPLQNVVSRLRREVATLNQDRYLAPDIAAAAALVASGEIVAAAEIELPELDG, from the coding sequence ATGACCGCGCGTGAGCTGACGCCGGGCAGGGTGACGCTGTCCGAGCTTGCCGACATCTACTGGAACGAAGCTCCGGCGGTCCTGGACGCGTCGTGCCGGCCCGACATCGACGCGGCAGCGGCACTTATCGCGGCGGCCGCGGCAGGCGACGGCGCAGTCTATGGCGTGAACACCGGCTTTGGAAAGCTCGCGAGCATCAAGATCGCACCGGGAGATACCGCGACGCTCCAGCGCAACCTGATCCTCAGCCATTGCTGCGGCGTGGGCCCGCCGGTGTCGCGCCGGATGGCGCGGCTCATCATGACGCTGAAGCTCTTGTCCTTCGGGCGCGGCGCGTCGGGCGTCCGCTGGGAACTCGTGGCGCTGCTGCAGGAGATGCTCATGCGCGGCGTGACCCCGGTCATTCCGGCGCAGGGCTCAGTTGGCGCCTCGGGCGACCTCGCGCCGCTCGCCCATATGACGGCGGTTCTGATCGGCGAGGGCGAGGCCGAATTCGACGGCAAGGTTCTGCCGGGGGCGGAGGCGCTGGCGCAGGCGGGGCTCGCGCCGGTCCAGCTTGGCCCGAAGGAGGGGCTTGCCTTCATCAACGGCACGCAGTTCTCCACCGCCTTCGCTCTGGCTGGCCTTTTCGAGGCCTGGCACGCGGCGCGGGCCGCGCTGGTGATTTCGGCGCTCTCGACGGATGCGATCATGGGCTCGACCGCGCCCCTGCAGCCGGAGATCCACGCGCTGCGCGGCCATCGCGGCCAGATCGAGGCGGCCGAGGCCATGCGACGCATCCTCGACGGGTCTGATATCCGCGAAAGCCACCGCGAGGGCGACACGCGCGTGCAGGACCCTTACTGCATCCGCTGCCAGCCGCAGGTGACCGGGGCGGCGATGGACGTGCTGCGGCAGGCCGCCACGACGCTCGTGACCGAGGCCAACGCGGCGACCGACAACCCGCTGGTGCTGACCGGGGCCGGGCTGATCGTTTCGGGCGGCAATTTTCACGCCGAGCCGGTCGGCTTCGCCGCCGACATGATCGCGCTCGCCGTCAGCGAGATCGGCGCGATCGCGCAGCGCCGCGTCGCGCTGATGGTCGATCCGACGCTGAGCTTCGACCTGCCGCCTTTCCTGACGCCGTCACCCGGGCTCAATTCCGGGCTGATGATCGCCGAGGTGACCTCGGCGGCGCTGATGAGCGAGAACAAGCACCTCGCCACGCCCTGCGTCACCGACTCGACGCCGACCTCGGCAAACCAGGAGGATCACGTGTCCATGGCCGCCCATGGCGCGCGCCGCCTGCGGCGCATGATCGAGAACGTGAAGCACATCCTCGGCATAGAGCTTCTGTGCGCGGCCCAAGGGATCGATTTCCGCGCGCCGCTGCAGACGAGCGTGCCGTTGCAAAATGTCGTTTCGCGGCTTCGCCGGGAGGTCGCCACTCTGAACCAGGACCGCTACCTCGCGCCCGACATCGCCGCCGCCGCGGCACTCGTGGCGTCGGGCGAGATCGTGGCGGCCGCCGAGATCGAACTGCCGGAGTTGGACGGATGA
- the hutG gene encoding N-formylglutamate deformylase has protein sequence MNLFEVVRGDSPVILGQPHGGTHVPDAIAPRLNDTGRALADTDWHIARLYAGILVKATIVRSNVHRYVIDANRDPSGVSLYPGQNTTGLCPLTDFDGQDIWREGQAPSGDEIDARREAYHAPYHAALAEELARVKARHGCAVLYDCHSIRSRIPFLFEGTLPVFSIGTNDGASCAARVQCATSDPCLKAEGMDAVVNGRFKGGWTTRHYGRPDENVHAVQMELVQRAYLEAEASPWTYSADVADPTREVLGAVLANLDRLARSGELL, from the coding sequence ATGAACTTATTTGAGGTCGTGCGGGGCGACAGCCCCGTTATTCTGGGCCAGCCGCATGGCGGCACGCATGTGCCCGACGCGATCGCGCCGCGCCTGAACGACACCGGCCGGGCTCTCGCCGATACCGACTGGCACATCGCGCGGCTCTACGCCGGGATTCTTGTGAAGGCGACGATCGTGAGGTCGAATGTGCACCGCTACGTGATCGACGCCAATCGCGATCCCTCCGGGGTGTCGCTCTATCCCGGCCAGAACACGACGGGCCTGTGCCCGCTGACCGATTTCGACGGACAGGACATCTGGCGCGAAGGGCAGGCGCCGTCGGGGGATGAAATCGACGCGCGGCGGGAGGCGTATCACGCCCCCTACCACGCGGCGCTGGCCGAAGAGCTCGCGCGGGTAAAGGCGCGTCACGGCTGCGCGGTGCTCTATGACTGCCATTCGATCCGGTCGCGGATTCCATTTCTCTTCGAGGGCACGCTGCCGGTCTTCTCCATCGGCACGAACGACGGCGCATCCTGCGCCGCGCGCGTTCAGTGTGCGACCTCTGATCCCTGCCTGAAGGCCGAGGGCATGGATGCCGTCGTCAACGGCCGCTTCAAGGGCGGCTGGACGACGCGGCACTACGGCCGCCCGGACGAGAACGTGCATGCGGTCCAGATGGAGCTCGTCCAACGCGCCTATCTCGAAGCCGAAGCGTCGCCGTGGACCTATTCGGCCGATGTCGCGGATCCGACGCGCGAGGTGCTCGGCGCGGTGCTCGCCAATCTCGACCGCCTCGCCCGTTCCGGCGAACTGCTCTGA